The sequence below is a genomic window from Thermus filiformis.
GTGCGTCCTGGTCTGTCCCCACGCGGTCATCCGGGCCAAGGTGGTGCCGGAGGAGGCCCTGGCGGCCGCCCCGGAGGGCTTCAAGCACCGGAAGGCCATGTGGCGGGAGATCGAGGGGGAGTACACCCTCCAGATCTCCCCGGATGACTGCACGGGCTGCAGCCTGTGCGTGGAGGTCTGCCCGGCCAAGGACAAGACCAACCCCAGCCGCAAGGCCCTGGCCATGGTCCCCCGCCTCGAGGTCCGCGAGGAGATGAACCGGCACTGGGACTTCTTCCTCTCCCTCCCGGAGGTTTCCCTCGCCCCCTTGCGGATGAACAGCGTGAAGAACGTCCAGCTCCTCGAGTCTCTGTTTGAGTTCAGCGGGGCCTGCGCGGGCTGCGGGGAGACCCCGTACCTCAAGCTCCTCTCCCAGCTCTTCGGCGACCGGATCCTGGTGGCCAACGCCACCGGGTGCAGCTCCATCTACGGGGGCAACCTCCCCACCACCCCCTGGAGCAAGAACAAGGAGGGGCGGGGGCCGGCCTGGGCCAACTCCCTCTTTGAGGACAACGCGGAGTTTGGCCTGGGGATGCGCCTGGCCCTGGACAAGAAGGCCGAGTACGCCCGGGCCCTTCTGGAGCGGCACCGGGCCGAGCTCGGCGAGGCGGCGGAGGCGCTCCTCATGCCGGAGGAGGACATCGCCCGGCGAAGGGCCCAGGTGGAGGCCTTGAGGCGGCTTCTCGCGGGCCGGGAGGAGGCCTGGGCCAAGGACCTCAAGGAGGTGGCCGAGGCCCTCATCCCCCACTCCGTCTGGATCGTGGGCGGGGACGGCTGGGCCTACGACATCGGGTACGGGGGGCTGGACCACGTCCTGGCCTCGGGGAGCCGGGTCCGGGTCCTGGTCCTGGACACCGAGGTCTACTCCAACACCGGGGGCCAGGCCTCCAAGGCCACCGGCCTGGGCGCGGTGGCCAAGTTCGCCGCCGGCGGGAAGGAGACCCCCAAGAAGGACCTGGCCTTCATGGCCATGAGCTACGGCCACGTCTACGTGGCCCAGGTGGCCATGGGGGCGAACGACCAGCAGACCGTTCGGGCCTTCCTCGAGGCCGAGGCCTTCCCCGGCCCCAGCCTCATCATCGCCTACAGCCACTGCATCGCCCACGGCATAGACATGGCCAAGGGGATGGACCACCAGAAGCTGGCCGAGCGCTCCGGGTACTGGCCTCTCTTCCGCTTTGACCCCCGGAAGGGGTTGGAGCTGGACTCCAAGCCCCCCACCCTCCCCTTGAGGGAGTACCTCTACGCGGAGAACCGCTACCGCCTCCTTCTCCAGACCCACCCCGAGGGGGCAGAGGCCTTCTTGAAGCGGGCGGAGGAGGCGGTGAAGGCGCGGTGGGAGCGGCTTTTGAAGTTCCAGGAGGTGGCGCATGGAGCTTAAGACCGAGTACTTGGGCCTGGCCTTGAAGCATCCGGTGGTGGCCTCGGCCTCCCCCTTGACCGAGACCCTGGACGGGTTCTTGCGCCTGGAGGACGGCGGGGCCGCGGCCATCGTCATGCACTCCCTCTTTGAGGAGCAGCTTCTTCACGAGAGCGAGAGCCTGGACCACTACCTCCACTACGGGCACGAGAGCTACGCCGAGGCCCTCACCTACTTCCCCCGGGCGGAGGAGTACCGCCTGGCCCCCGACCGGTACCTGGACCTTTTGGCCCGGGCCAAGGAGCGGGTGGAGGTCCCCATCATCGCCAGCCTCAACGGGGTGAGCCGGGGCGGGTGGGTGGAGTTCGCCAAGGACCTGGAGGAGGCGGGGGCGGACGCCCTCGAGCTCAACCTCTACTACATCCCCACGGATCCCGGGCTTTCGGCCCAGGAGGTGGAGGCCATGTACCTGGACACCATCCGGGCCGTCCGGGAGGCCATCCGCATCCCCCTGGCGGTCAAGGTGGGGCACGCCTTCACCGCCTTCGCCCACTTCGCCAAACGGGCCGAGGAGGCGGGGGCGGACGCCCTCGTCCTCTTCAACCGCTTCTACCAGCCGGACTTTGACCTGGAGACCCTCTCCGTCTTTCCCACCCTTCACCTCTCCCGGCCCTACGAGGTCCTGCTCCGCCTGCACTGGATCGCCCTCCTGTACGGGCGGGTGGGCCTCGAGCTGGCCCTTACCGGGGGGGTCCACTCGGGGATGGAGGCCATGAAGGGCCTTTTGGCCGGGGCGCAGGTGGTCATGATGACCTCGGCCGTGCTTCAGAACGGCCCCGGCCACTTCCATAAGGTGGTGGAGGAGCTGAAGCGCCTCATGGAGGAGAAGGAGTACGAGAGCGTGGACCAGATGCGGGGGGCGATGAGCTACCGGAAGGTGGCCGAGCCCGCCGCCTTTGAGCGGGCCAACTACCTCAAGGTTCTGGGCTCGTACCGCCTTCCCACTTCCTGAGGCCGTAGAACCCCCGGCCCAGGTTTACCACCGGGCTCAGGTGCCAGCGGCTCAGGGCGGCCAGGCGGCTCAGGGCCACCCGCTCCGGGTTTTTGATATGCGCCCAGTGCCCCCGCTCCTTCAGAAGCCGCCCCACCTCCCGGTAGTGCAAGGGGCGCCCCTCCTCCTCAAGAAGCGCCAGGACCAGCTCCCTGAAGCCCACGCATAAACTTTACCTTCTCCGGGAAGGGGCGTGCAAGGCGTAGGATGCAGGACTTTACCCACATCTCCGTTTCGTGGTAAATCTCCCCTTGCGGGCGCAGCCCGTATCTGGTACCGGGGGTGATCCATGGACATGCTCAAGGTGGCCGAGGCCAGGCTCCAGGAGTTCACGGGCCGTTTTGCGAGCGTTTTCCCCCGATAAGCGCCTCCACGGTCGTGTCAAGAGTTTTGTGTAAGCCTCTGTGTAAGGGGGCCATACCGCTCCTCAAGCATCTTCTCCAGCTTTTCCCTGGCCTCACCAAACCCCTTCAACCTCCGCTCACCCCACCTCGTCTCCTGACGCTCCGACTCCAAGTACAAGAGCTTGTAAACCGCCGCCTCAGAAGGAAACTTGTGGTCCCGTACCTTCGTCCCACGCCTCACCTCCCGGATAAACCGCTCCATCAAGTTGGTGCTACGGAGATAGCCCCAAAGCTCCCGGGGATACTCGTAGAACCGCAGGAAGGCCCCCGAGTCTTCCAACCACATCCCCACCGCCCGCGGGTACCGCGCACCCCAAGCCTCTCTTAGTGCCTCCAGCGCTTTCAGCGCCTCGGCCCGGCTCTCGGCTTCGTACACCCGCTTCAGCTCCTCCGCGAATAGGGCCCGGTCCCGCGGTCTCACCTGACCCAGACTCCACCGCACCCCGTGCACCACGCACCGCTGCCACTGGGCCAGAGGGTAGACCCTGGCGATTGCTTCGGCCAAACCCGGTAAACCGTCGGTAATGAAAAGCAACACCCGCTCCAGCCCCCGCTCCCTCAGCTCCCGGAGCACACCCTCCCACGAGGTGGCGTTCTCCGAGGGAAAGAGCCAGTACCCTAGGACCCTGCGCTCCCCCTCCGGGCTGACCCCCAGGGCCACGTAGACCGAGGACCGGACTACTCCTTCCCCCTCCTGAAAGACCTTGAGGGACAAGCCGTCCAGGTAAACGAAGGCCATCTCCGGGGGCAGGGGCCTGCGGCGAAAGGCTTCGGCCGCCTCCAAGACCTGGTCGGTGAGGGCGCTCAGGGTCTCGTGGGAGTAGCGGTGGCCGAGGAGGAGGCCCAGGATCTCGGCCGCCTTGCGGTGGCTGACCCCTGAGGCGTAAAGGGCGATGGCCACCTCGCCCACGTCCACCAGCCGGCGCTGGTAGGGGACGAAGAAGGAAGGGTAGTACCTGCCCTCTCGATCCCTGGGGATGGCGAGGTCCACCTGGCCGAAGCGGGTCTGGAGGGTGCGGCGGTAGTGGCCGTTTTTCCTGCCGCCGTTTTCCCGCAGGAAGGCTTCTTGGTCCAGGTGGAGAAGAAGCTGGATCACCTCGGCCACCGTCCCCCTCACGGCTTCCCTGAGGATGGCTTGTAGGGTATCCTGGTCCACGGGGCACCTCCTTTCGCTCGTCGTGCCCCCCTATTTAACACCAGGGCCATACACATAATTCCTTACACGACCAGGGACCTTTGTTTAGCGTTCGGTGTTTAGCGTCCTTTTGGGCCATCCTGGACCCAGCTTTTTGAAGCACGGGATTTGTCCCCTCTTCTCGTACCACCGCCCCGGTAAAGTTCCGAGTCTTCCGGCGGGGCCGCATGTGCGGAGGAAACAGGGGAAATAAAAGACACCCCCGCCTCATTTCCAAGGCGGGGAGGTTTGCGTTCTGGTGCCGAGGGGCGGAATCGAACCGCCGACACTGCGATTTTCAGTCGCATGCTCTACCAACTGAGCTACCTCGGCGTGGCGGCCCCGACGGGACTCGAACCCGCGATCTCCCACGTGACAGGCGGGTGTGTTAACCAACTACACCACGGGGCCTCGGTTTTGGCCTGGCCGGGGGCGTCCGACCGGGCAAGTAGGATAATAGCCGGGAATATGGGCCTTGTCAAGCTTCGCTGGGCCGAGGTTCTGGCCCGCCACGGGACCCGGCGGGGCATCGGGCGGGAAAGCCTCCTGGTGGACCGGGGCGAGTCGGGCTACGAAAACCGCTTCTTGCCGGACGGCCGGATCCGGTACATGGGGGAGGGGCGGGGCCACCAGGGGCCGAGCCCGGGCAATCTGCGGCTTCTGGAAGCCCAAAGAACCGGAAAGCCCTTCCGGGTCTTCCTCCGGGAGGGGCCGGACCAGTGGCGGGACCTGGGGCTTTACCGGGTGGAGGAGGCCGAGTACGCCCCCTTCCAGGGCCGGTGGGTCTACTGGTTCACCCTAGCGCCTTGTGGATGCGAAGGAGGCCCTTCAGGGTCAGGTCCTCGTCCACCACGTGGAAGGAGGGGCAAAGGGGCCTGAGGGTGGTGGCGAAGCCGCCCGTGGCGATGACCAAAGCCTCTCCCGCCTCCTCCCGGAAGCGCCGGACCATCCCCTCCACCAAAGCGGCGTAGCCGAAGACCAGGCCGGAGCGGAGGGCGTCCAGGGTGTTCCGCCCCACCGCCCGGGGGGGGGCCTCGAGGTCAATCCGGGGGAGCTTGGCCGTCCGGGCGGCCAGGGCGTCGGCGGCGGTCTGGGGGCCGATGGTGATGGCTCCCCCCAGGTAGCGGCCCGGGGCCTCCACCAGGTCAAAGGTGGTGGCGGTGCCGAAGTCCACCACCACGTACCGGCCCGTGGGGCTCTCGTAGGCCAGGGCCCCCACGGCGTTGACCAGCCGGTCCGCCCCCGCCTCCTTGGGGTTGTCTATGAGGATCTCCAGCCCGGTGTGCTCCGGCCCCACCACCAGGGCCTCGAGGCCGAAGAGGGCCCGGATGGCCGCCTTCAGCTCCCGCTCCACCGGCGGGACCACGCTGGAGATGAGGGCGGCCTGGGGGGGCGGGAGGTCCTGGAGGGCGAAGAGGTTCTTCAGGAGGACCCGGTACTCGCTTTCCATCCGCATCCGGTCGGTGTGGATGCGGAAATGGGCCACCAGGTCCTCGCCCTGGAAGACCCCCAGGGCCGTGCTGGTGTTGCCCGCGTCAATGGCGAGGAGCATCTTCCTCCCAGGGCTCCACCACCACCTCGGTGGTGATCTCGGCGTTTAGACTG
It includes:
- a CDS encoding dihydroorotate dehydrogenase-like protein, translated to MELKTEYLGLALKHPVVASASPLTETLDGFLRLEDGGAAAIVMHSLFEEQLLHESESLDHYLHYGHESYAEALTYFPRAEEYRLAPDRYLDLLARAKERVEVPIIASLNGVSRGGWVEFAKDLEEAGADALELNLYYIPTDPGLSAQEVEAMYLDTIRAVREAIRIPLAVKVGHAFTAFAHFAKRAEEAGADALVLFNRFYQPDFDLETLSVFPTLHLSRPYEVLLRLHWIALLYGRVGLELALTGGVHSGMEAMKGLLAGAQVVMMTSAVLQNGPGHFHKVVEELKRLMEEKEYESVDQMRGAMSYRKVAEPAAFERANYLKVLGSYRLPTS
- a CDS encoding HTH domain-containing protein, which codes for MGFRELVLALLEEEGRPLHYREVGRLLKERGHWAHIKNPERVALSRLAALSRWHLSPVVNLGRGFYGLRKWEGGTSPEP
- a CDS encoding type III pantothenate kinase, giving the protein MLLAIDAGNTSTALGVFQGEDLVAHFRIHTDRMRMESEYRVLLKNLFALQDLPPPQAALISSVVPPVERELKAAIRALFGLEALVVGPEHTGLEILIDNPKEAGADRLVNAVGALAYESPTGRYVVVDFGTATTFDLVEAPGRYLGGAITIGPQTAADALAARTAKLPRIDLEAPPRAVGRNTLDALRSGLVFGYAALVEGMVRRFREEAGEALVIATGGFATTLRPLCPSFHVVDEDLTLKGLLRIHKALG